From the Priestia koreensis genome, one window contains:
- a CDS encoding NUDIX hydrolase, whose translation MSADYNRRLGVYAICEKDGKLLVVDKRTGPYRGRIDLPGGGIESFETIEEALKREIREETGLNVIESVRLGMSDFLLPFSKEETGYHMAIMYHLLSWEGNITAVAKQFSGQDADGARWVHPSDIIEETASPLVIEAMKWLKTGSLTENTIVFDRFKIYSKMTHHDTF comes from the coding sequence ATGTCAGCTGATTACAATCGCCGTTTAGGTGTATATGCAATTTGTGAAAAGGATGGAAAACTGCTGGTCGTTGATAAACGAACAGGACCGTATAGGGGACGGATTGACCTTCCTGGTGGAGGAATTGAATCATTTGAAACGATTGAAGAAGCGTTAAAGAGAGAAATTCGAGAAGAAACAGGACTGAATGTAATTGAATCTGTGCGACTTGGAATGAGCGATTTCTTACTCCCATTTTCCAAGGAGGAAACGGGTTATCACATGGCCATTATGTACCATCTTTTATCTTGGGAAGGGAATATAACGGCTGTTGCCAAACAATTTTCTGGTCAGGATGCTGACGGTGCAAGATGGGTACACCCTTCAGATATCATAGAGGAAACCGCTTCTCCTCTTGTGATTGAAGCGATGAAGTGGCTTAAAACCGGATCTCTTACAGAGAATACGATCGTTTTTGATCGTTTTAAAATTTATTCAAAAATGACTCATCACGATACGTTTTAA
- a CDS encoding methyl-accepting chemotaxis protein encodes MNKIKAKIISVFLLVSLIPLLATQVLVYMKTTVSVQNEFTEDLSKAASSKKAQIESYFSKRNKDAELLAENSMTKEALQSFTSAFKKGGLNDPSYKQAQKTFQSYYNKYVKDYKYYDLFLIDPNGNIVFTVAKESDLSTNLLNGPNKNTNLGKIFRKSLYDQTTSVGDYRYYKPSKEPAAFISTPILNQQKQVIGVLAFQLSDADITSIMNADLGLGKTSQMVLIGSDYKLRSNTPLVHKSTIGKQTIRTTPVQLAFGGEKGVGEFKSFLKHDVFSAYTPVNIKGLKWIILTETDKAEVMQLSKELLQYQLIIMGVVLLCVMGIAYLFGDRLSRPISMLAEASKTVAGGDLSSTVSVTSKDEVGSLSRSFNEMIQNLKDIIMGANDSALHLSSSSQQLSASCEESAKAAELVVKSSQNSVDGIQVQKAEINEMRKLLGDMTLGFRQMADDSKTMVRFSQHSNDAAQKGGMAIDNIVTQITDIGTSFHETNAIVQDLVESSTEIGTIISIINNIAEQTNLLSLNAAIEAARAGENGKGFAVVAEEIRKLANQSQASSNQIYELITKIQRETSRAMNSSKVGLENVEKGMVSSQEVKVAFGDITSSIQQLSDKVQQVSGSLERMNESGNKIVSSTERIDEMANRSLDMSQESMAASEEQLAAIQEITSAAQMLAGLSEKLQLMLIKFKL; translated from the coding sequence ATGAATAAAATTAAAGCAAAGATTATTTCCGTTTTTTTACTCGTTAGCCTCATACCATTACTTGCTACCCAAGTACTTGTTTATATGAAAACAACGGTCTCGGTACAGAATGAATTTACAGAGGATTTGTCAAAAGCAGCAAGTTCGAAAAAAGCGCAAATCGAAAGCTACTTTTCAAAGCGAAATAAAGATGCCGAGCTGCTTGCAGAAAACTCAATGACAAAAGAAGCGCTTCAGTCATTTACTTCTGCTTTTAAAAAAGGGGGACTAAATGATCCTTCTTATAAACAAGCACAGAAAACATTTCAATCCTACTACAACAAGTACGTAAAAGACTATAAGTATTACGATTTATTTTTAATTGATCCTAATGGAAACATCGTATTTACGGTTGCGAAAGAGTCTGATTTGAGTACAAATCTTTTAAATGGTCCTAACAAGAACACAAACTTAGGAAAGATTTTTAGAAAAAGCCTCTATGACCAAACAACATCTGTTGGCGACTACCGCTATTATAAGCCATCTAAAGAGCCCGCTGCCTTTATCTCAACACCTATTTTAAATCAGCAGAAGCAGGTTATAGGGGTGTTGGCGTTTCAACTGTCTGATGCCGATATTACGTCCATTATGAATGCTGATTTAGGTCTTGGAAAAACGAGTCAAATGGTTTTGATTGGTTCAGACTATAAGCTTCGTTCAAATACACCTCTTGTTCACAAATCAACAATTGGAAAGCAAACCATCCGAACAACGCCCGTGCAGCTTGCATTTGGAGGGGAAAAAGGGGTAGGAGAATTCAAAAGCTTCTTAAAGCATGATGTTTTTAGCGCATACACGCCCGTCAATATAAAAGGATTAAAATGGATCATCCTCACTGAGACGGATAAGGCAGAAGTTATGCAGCTCTCCAAAGAGCTTCTTCAATATCAGCTTATTATTATGGGAGTTGTTCTTCTTTGTGTGATGGGGATTGCCTACTTATTCGGAGATCGGCTGAGCCGTCCAATTAGTATGCTAGCCGAAGCATCTAAAACTGTGGCAGGTGGGGACTTATCCTCCACAGTCTCTGTTACCTCTAAAGATGAAGTTGGTTCATTAAGTCGATCATTTAATGAAATGATACAGAATTTAAAAGACATCATTATGGGAGCTAACGACTCCGCCTTGCATCTGTCGTCCTCCTCACAGCAACTATCAGCTTCCTGCGAAGAGAGTGCTAAAGCGGCTGAATTAGTTGTCAAGTCCTCACAAAACTCCGTAGATGGTATCCAAGTGCAAAAAGCAGAAATCAATGAGATGCGCAAGTTGTTAGGGGATATGACACTAGGATTCCGACAGATGGCGGACGATTCAAAAACGATGGTTCGTTTTTCACAACATTCAAATGATGCAGCACAAAAAGGTGGGATGGCAATTGATAATATCGTGACACAAATAACGGATATCGGGACGTCATTCCATGAAACGAACGCCATCGTACAAGATCTAGTAGAGTCATCTACGGAAATTGGAACGATCATTTCCATTATCAACAATATTGCGGAACAAACGAACCTGTTATCATTAAATGCCGCCATTGAAGCTGCGCGCGCAGGTGAGAATGGAAAAGGATTTGCGGTAGTGGCAGAAGAAATTCGTAAGCTTGCCAATCAGTCACAGGCTTCGTCAAATCAAATTTATGAATTAATTACAAAGATTCAGCGTGAAACGTCTCGTGCGATGAATTCATCCAAAGTGGGACTTGAAAACGTCGAGAAGGGCATGGTGTCCTCGCAAGAAGTGAAGGTGGCATTTGGAGACATTACCTCATCTATTCAACAGCTGTCAGACAAAGTCCAGCAAGTGTCTGGATCACTTGAGAGAATGAACGAGAGCGGCAATAAAATTGTTTCCTCCACAGAGCGAATAGATGAAATGGCCAATCGAAGCTTAGATATGAGCCAAGAAAGCATGGCAGCAAGCGAGGAGCAACTCGCAGCCATTCAAGAAATAACGTCTGCTGCACAAATGCTTGCAGGCCTTTCTGAGAAGCTCCAACTCATGCTTATAAAGTTCAAATTGTAA